The proteins below come from a single Isoptericola dokdonensis DS-3 genomic window:
- a CDS encoding TetR/AcrR family transcriptional regulator produces MTPSVTPTRPVPARHERAGVGHVPAEPVRRRPGRPRAEGHDERILAAAVELVESGEEVTVGKVVERSGVSRAAIYRRWPGMTDLVAAALDHGREPYDISLDGDLLANLLAAFTPDAHPAAGGYSEERFRLRLRLALTDRRLAQAYWRSHVARRRPGLEAVLRAGIERGELRDDLDLDACMDLLTGVVYYQYVVRGESLDDPQVVRRCREAIRVAWHGMRAA; encoded by the coding sequence GTGACGCCGTCGGTCACCCCGACCCGGCCGGTGCCGGCCCGCCACGAGCGGGCCGGCGTCGGCCACGTCCCCGCCGAACCCGTCCGGCGGCGTCCGGGGCGTCCCCGCGCCGAGGGGCACGACGAGCGCATCCTCGCCGCCGCCGTCGAGCTCGTGGAGTCGGGCGAGGAGGTCACGGTCGGGAAGGTCGTGGAACGCAGCGGCGTGAGCCGGGCGGCGATCTACCGCCGCTGGCCGGGCATGACCGACCTGGTGGCCGCGGCCCTCGACCACGGTCGGGAGCCGTACGACATCTCGCTCGACGGCGACCTCCTGGCGAACCTGCTCGCCGCGTTCACCCCGGACGCGCACCCTGCGGCCGGCGGCTACTCGGAGGAGCGGTTCCGGCTGCGGCTGCGGCTCGCCCTGACGGACCGGCGGCTCGCGCAGGCGTACTGGCGCTCCCACGTGGCCCGGCGTCGGCCGGGGCTCGAGGCGGTGCTCCGCGCCGGGATCGAGCGCGGCGAGCTGCGGGACGACCTCGACCTGGACGCCTGCATGGACCTGCTCACCGGCGTCGTCTACTACCAGTACGTGGTGCGCGGCGAGTCGCTCGACGACCCGCAGGTGGTGCGCCGCTGCCGCGAGGCGATCCGCGTCGCGTGGCACGGGATGCGCGCCGCCTGA
- a CDS encoding TraR/DksA family transcriptional regulator produces MGVEEDLRARVAATDERIARHRATVEGIVASVRSENVDDEHDPEGATLAWERQQAAALLADAEADRRAALDALDRWAAGTYGVCEVCGREIPAERLAVRPSTTRCVEHA; encoded by the coding sequence ATGGGAGTCGAGGAGGACCTGCGCGCGCGGGTCGCGGCCACCGACGAGCGGATCGCCCGGCACCGCGCGACCGTCGAGGGCATCGTCGCGTCCGTCCGCTCGGAGAACGTCGACGACGAGCACGACCCCGAGGGCGCGACGCTCGCGTGGGAGCGGCAGCAGGCCGCCGCGCTGCTCGCGGACGCCGAGGCCGACCGTCGGGCCGCGCTCGACGCCCTCGACCGGTGGGCGGCCGGTACCTACGGCGTGTGCGAGGTCTGCGGTCGGGAGATCCCCGCCGAGCGGCTCGCGGTGCGGCCGTCCACCACCCGCTGCGTCGAGCACGCCTGA
- a CDS encoding amidohydrolase, with product MVGDRVDDVEYGGAVTVLLANARPAGAPDRLVDVLLAGGRVAAVVPAGTGHDAVARASAGWGDGAAPERVDVDGRTVVPGLWDTHTHLTQWAMVRRRLDVSAATSPAHAAALVGAALVDPARHPAPGRPFVGFGFRWATWTDEPSAAVLDSVAGDVPVILLSGDLHSAWASTAGLRYLGIGEHPTGLLREEEWMPASPAIVTVTDDVADTFVAEAAQAAAERGVVGVVDFEVADNLTAWRRRAEAGWDGLRVRAGVWEQHLRAVVEAGLAHGDPLAPHAGPAADLVTQGPLKVISDGSLNTLTAFCFDEYVGHSGPDAHGILNVATDHLVPLMARAHAAGLRCAIHAIGDHANALALDAFEASGARGSVEHAQLLRPADVARFAALGVTASVQPEHAMDDRDATDSLWAGRGARTFPLADLAAAGVTLTFGSDAPVAPLDPWAAISAAVTRERDGRPSWHPEQRIDVAVALAASTDGRGTTVRVGDPGDVAVLDVDPLAVGGDAATLARRLRQLPVAGTLVAGRWTYRAF from the coding sequence ATGGTCGGCGACCGGGTCGACGACGTGGAATACGGTGGCGCCGTGACCGTCCTCCTCGCGAACGCCCGCCCCGCCGGGGCGCCCGACCGCCTCGTCGACGTCCTGCTCGCGGGCGGCCGCGTCGCCGCCGTCGTCCCTGCCGGGACGGGCCACGACGCCGTCGCGCGGGCCTCGGCGGGCTGGGGCGACGGCGCCGCCCCGGAACGCGTCGACGTGGACGGCCGCACCGTGGTCCCCGGGCTCTGGGACACCCACACCCACCTCACGCAGTGGGCGATGGTGCGGCGTCGGCTCGACGTGTCGGCCGCGACGAGCCCCGCCCACGCCGCCGCGCTCGTGGGGGCGGCGCTCGTCGACCCCGCCCGGCACCCCGCCCCCGGCCGCCCGTTCGTCGGCTTCGGGTTCCGCTGGGCGACCTGGACGGACGAACCCAGCGCCGCGGTCCTCGACTCCGTCGCCGGCGACGTGCCCGTCATCCTGCTGTCCGGGGACCTGCACTCCGCCTGGGCGTCCACCGCAGGCCTGCGCTACCTCGGCATCGGCGAGCACCCCACCGGGCTGCTGCGCGAGGAGGAGTGGATGCCCGCCTCCCCGGCCATCGTCACCGTCACCGACGACGTCGCCGACACGTTCGTGGCCGAGGCCGCCCAGGCCGCCGCCGAGCGCGGCGTCGTCGGCGTCGTCGACTTCGAGGTCGCCGACAACCTCACCGCGTGGCGCCGTCGTGCCGAGGCCGGCTGGGACGGGCTGCGCGTCCGCGCGGGCGTCTGGGAGCAGCACCTGCGCGCCGTCGTCGAGGCCGGGCTGGCGCACGGCGACCCGCTCGCACCCCACGCGGGCCCGGCCGCCGACCTCGTCACCCAGGGCCCCCTCAAGGTGATCTCCGACGGCTCCCTCAACACCCTCACGGCGTTCTGCTTCGACGAGTACGTCGGGCACAGCGGCCCCGACGCGCACGGCATCCTCAACGTCGCCACCGACCACCTCGTCCCCCTCATGGCACGCGCCCACGCCGCCGGGCTGCGCTGCGCGATCCACGCCATCGGCGACCACGCCAACGCCCTCGCCCTCGACGCGTTCGAGGCGTCCGGCGCGCGCGGCTCCGTCGAGCACGCCCAGCTCCTGCGCCCCGCCGACGTCGCCCGTTTCGCCGCGCTCGGCGTCACCGCCAGCGTGCAGCCCGAGCACGCCATGGACGACCGCGACGCCACCGACTCCCTGTGGGCCGGCCGCGGTGCACGCACCTTCCCCCTGGCCGACCTCGCCGCCGCCGGGGTCACGCTCACCTTCGGCTCCGACGCACCCGTCGCCCCCCTCGACCCCTGGGCGGCGATCTCCGCGGCCGTCACCCGCGAGCGCGACGGCCGCCCCTCCTGGCACCCGGAGCAGCGCATCGACGTCGCCGTGGCGCTCGCGGCGTCCACCGACGGGCGCGGCACGACCGTGCGTGTCGGCGACCCGGGCGACGTCGCCGTGCTCGACGTCGACCCGCTCGCCGTCGGCGGGGACGCCGCGACGCTCGCGCGGCGGCTGCGGCAGCTGCCCGTCGCGGGGACGCTCGTCGCCGGGCGCTGGACGTACCGGGCGTTCTGA
- a CDS encoding heme-degrading domain-containing protein: MSTDDVAALIAEVEAAEHELVLPRFTHDDAWRLGCLLVELATERDLPVTIDVRKGSQQVFHAAREGTTPDNDSWVERKVRVVYRFGASSYLVGLRARASGRDFNETHQLPLQEYAAHGGAFPIRVDGVGIVGVATVSGLAQGDDHALVVEALRAFVATSA; encoded by the coding sequence ATGAGCACCGACGACGTCGCCGCCCTGATCGCCGAGGTCGAGGCCGCTGAGCACGAGCTCGTGCTGCCCCGGTTCACCCACGACGACGCCTGGCGGCTCGGCTGCCTGCTCGTCGAGCTCGCGACCGAACGCGACCTGCCCGTCACGATCGACGTGCGCAAGGGCTCTCAGCAGGTGTTCCACGCCGCACGCGAAGGCACCACGCCGGACAACGACTCGTGGGTGGAGCGCAAGGTGCGCGTCGTGTACCGGTTCGGGGCGTCGTCGTACCTGGTGGGGCTGCGCGCGCGGGCTTCCGGGCGCGACTTCAACGAGACGCATCAGCTCCCGCTCCAGGAGTACGCGGCGCACGGCGGCGCGTTCCCGATCCGGGTCGACGGCGTGGGGATCGTCGGCGTCGCCACCGTGTCGGGGCTCGCCCAGGGTGACGACCACGCCCTCGTCGTCGAGGCCTTGCGGGCCTTCGTCGCCACGTCCGCCTGA
- a CDS encoding amino acid ABC transporter substrate-binding protein yields the protein MRHQRALIATLTATVTALALAACGSSDDDAASGAGSGLGLVEDGTLTVATEGTYRPFTFHDASGELVGYDVEVAEAVAEELGLEIEFAETQWDAIFAGLDAGRFDTIANQVSINPEREEQYVFSQPYTVSRGVVVVPEGDTSVSSFADLDGLTAAQSLTSNWRTLAEESGATVEPVEGWAQAVALLEQGRVQATINDSLTVLDYLKENPDAPIQVAAETEETSESAFVVTPEREALAEAITGALETLAADGTLTELSEKYFGDDVTQ from the coding sequence ATGCGACACCAGCGCGCCCTCATCGCCACCCTGACGGCCACCGTGACCGCCCTGGCGCTGGCGGCCTGCGGCTCCTCCGACGACGACGCGGCGTCGGGTGCGGGCAGCGGGCTGGGGCTCGTCGAGGACGGCACCCTCACCGTCGCGACCGAGGGCACCTACCGCCCGTTCACGTTCCACGACGCCTCGGGCGAGCTCGTCGGCTACGACGTGGAGGTCGCGGAGGCCGTCGCCGAGGAGCTCGGCCTGGAGATCGAGTTCGCCGAGACCCAGTGGGACGCGATCTTCGCGGGCCTCGACGCGGGCCGGTTCGACACCATCGCCAACCAGGTGTCCATCAACCCGGAGCGCGAGGAGCAGTACGTCTTCTCCCAGCCGTACACGGTGTCCCGCGGCGTCGTCGTCGTGCCGGAGGGCGACACGTCGGTGTCGAGCTTCGCGGACCTCGACGGCCTGACCGCCGCCCAGTCGCTCACGAGCAACTGGCGCACCCTCGCCGAGGAGTCCGGCGCCACGGTCGAGCCCGTCGAGGGCTGGGCGCAGGCCGTCGCGCTGCTGGAGCAGGGCCGGGTGCAGGCCACCATCAACGACTCGCTCACCGTGCTCGACTACCTCAAGGAGAACCCGGACGCGCCGATCCAGGTCGCCGCGGAGACCGAGGAGACGTCCGAGTCGGCGTTCGTCGTCACCCCGGAGCGCGAGGCCCTCGCCGAGGCGATCACCGGTGCGCTGGAGACCCTCGCCGCGGACGGCACGCTCACCGAGCTGTCCGAGAAGTACTTCGGCGACGACGTCACGCAGTGA
- a CDS encoding amino acid ABC transporter permease, translating into MDVQLFLDSWWPLVLAGLTGTIPLALASFAIGIVLALGVALLRLSANRFLAWVGRFYVSAVRGTPLLVQLFVIFYGLPSIGVTIDPWPSAVIAFSLNVGGYAAEVIRAAILSVPTGQWEAGYMVGMSRGRTLRRIILPQAARVSVPPLSNTFISLVKDTSLASLILVAEMFRKAQEITSYTYEFMLIYVEAALIYWIFCTVLSFAQSRIERKLEQYV; encoded by the coding sequence ATGGACGTCCAGCTCTTCCTCGACTCCTGGTGGCCGCTGGTCCTCGCCGGGCTGACGGGCACGATCCCGCTCGCGCTCGCCTCGTTCGCGATCGGGATCGTCCTCGCGCTCGGCGTCGCCCTGCTCCGACTGTCCGCGAACAGGTTCCTGGCGTGGGTCGGCCGCTTCTACGTGTCCGCCGTCCGCGGCACCCCGCTGCTCGTGCAGCTCTTCGTCATCTTCTACGGCCTGCCGTCGATCGGCGTGACGATCGACCCGTGGCCGAGCGCCGTCATCGCGTTCTCCCTCAACGTCGGCGGGTACGCCGCCGAGGTGATCCGGGCCGCGATCCTGTCGGTGCCCACCGGGCAGTGGGAGGCCGGCTACATGGTCGGCATGTCGCGCGGACGCACGCTGCGGCGCATCATCCTGCCGCAGGCCGCCCGCGTGTCCGTGCCGCCGCTGTCCAACACGTTCATCTCGCTGGTCAAGGACACCTCGCTGGCGTCCCTCATCCTCGTCGCAGAGATGTTCCGCAAGGCGCAGGAGATCACGAGCTACACCTACGAGTTCATGCTGATCTACGTCGAGGCGGCGCTGATCTACTGGATCTTCTGCACCGTGCTGTCGTTCGCGCAGAGCCGGATCGAGAGGAAGCTGGAGCAGTATGTCTGA
- a CDS encoding amino acid ABC transporter ATP-binding protein, with protein sequence MSETPLLTASALHKSFGDNHVLRGVDLEVRRGQVVALIGPSGSGKTTMLRSLNGLSTPDAGTLAFDGGPSVDFAATAGARGRAARAAQVARDAVRDRSAMVFQHHNLFPHRTVLQNVTEGPTQVRRVPRAEADARGRELLARVGLADKADAYPRELSGGQQQRVGIVRALALQPDLLLFDEPTSSLDPELVGEVLTVMKELADDGWTMVVVTHELAFARAVADEVLFLDGGVVVERGAPRQMFTEPREERTRQFLHRILHPLDGLD encoded by the coding sequence ATGTCTGAGACCCCGCTGCTCACCGCGAGCGCCCTGCACAAGTCGTTCGGCGACAACCACGTGCTGCGCGGTGTCGACCTGGAGGTGCGGCGCGGGCAGGTGGTCGCGCTCATCGGACCGTCCGGGTCCGGCAAGACGACGATGCTGCGCTCCCTCAACGGGCTGAGCACCCCGGACGCGGGCACGCTGGCGTTCGACGGCGGCCCGAGCGTCGACTTCGCCGCGACGGCGGGTGCCCGGGGACGCGCGGCCCGCGCCGCGCAGGTCGCCCGCGACGCCGTCCGCGACCGCTCCGCGATGGTGTTCCAGCACCACAACCTGTTCCCGCACCGCACGGTGCTGCAGAACGTCACCGAGGGACCGACGCAGGTCCGCCGTGTCCCCCGCGCCGAGGCCGACGCGCGCGGCCGTGAGCTGCTCGCGCGTGTCGGGCTCGCCGACAAGGCCGACGCCTACCCCCGCGAGCTGTCCGGCGGGCAGCAGCAGCGCGTCGGCATCGTGCGGGCGCTGGCGCTGCAGCCCGACCTGCTGCTGTTCGACGAGCCGACGTCGTCCCTCGACCCGGAGCTCGTCGGTGAGGTGCTCACCGTGATGAAGGAGCTCGCCGACGACGGCTGGACGATGGTCGTGGTGACGCACGAGCTGGCGTTCGCGCGCGCGGTGGCCGACGAGGTGCTGTTCCTCGACGGCGGCGTCGTGGTCGAGCGGGGTGCACCCCGGCAGATGTTCACCGAGCCCCGCGAGGAGCGGACCCGGCAGTTCCTGCACCGGATCCTGCACCCCCTCGACGGCCTCGACTGA
- a CDS encoding MerR family transcriptional regulator has product MSRSIQDVARLAGVSSRTLRHYDQIGLLAPSGTGPGGLRQYDDAAVRRLQRILLLRDLGLPLADVAAVLDEQTDEADALRGHLAALRAERSRVDRQIASVGRTLTALTEGRPIMAEDMFDGFDHTRHEQEVTERWGADAYAEGDRWWRGLGADERADFKARVQALSEAWAAAADAGTDPTSPDAQALAARHVAWLASVPGTPGSDVGRPSKEYVVGLAEMYVADPRFAQNYGGLDGATFVRDALVGYAEREL; this is encoded by the coding sequence ATGAGCCGATCCATCCAGGACGTCGCCCGCCTCGCGGGGGTCTCCAGCCGCACGCTGCGGCACTACGACCAGATCGGGCTGCTGGCGCCGTCGGGCACCGGGCCCGGCGGGCTGCGCCAGTACGACGACGCGGCCGTCCGTCGCCTCCAGCGCATCCTGCTGCTGCGAGACCTCGGGCTGCCGCTGGCCGACGTCGCCGCCGTCCTCGACGAGCAGACCGACGAGGCGGACGCCCTGCGCGGTCACCTCGCCGCGCTCCGCGCCGAGCGCAGCCGGGTGGACCGGCAGATCGCGTCGGTGGGCCGCACGCTCACCGCACTGACCGAAGGGAGGCCGATCATGGCCGAGGACATGTTCGACGGGTTCGACCACACGCGCCACGAGCAGGAGGTGACCGAGCGCTGGGGCGCCGACGCGTACGCGGAGGGCGACCGGTGGTGGCGCGGGCTCGGCGCCGACGAGCGGGCCGACTTCAAGGCCCGCGTCCAGGCGCTGAGCGAGGCCTGGGCCGCTGCCGCGGACGCCGGGACGGACCCGACGTCGCCGGACGCGCAGGCGCTCGCCGCGCGGCACGTCGCGTGGCTGGCCTCGGTGCCGGGCACGCCCGGTTCGGACGTCGGCCGCCCGTCGAAGGAGTACGTCGTCGGCCTCGCCGAGATGTACGTCGCCGACCCGCGGTTCGCGCAGAACTACGGCGGTCTCGACGGCGCGACGTTCGTCCGGGACGCGCTCGTCGGCTACGCCGAGCGCGAGCTGTAG
- a CDS encoding CDP-glycerol glycerophosphotransferase family protein has product MSKAPPRTLRVRLLPDRLRLTVEHGPGRPVDAVGTALRGEPVDHWAPCRPTDDGRTAEIDLAALVARYPDDAVVDLWYRDEAGPDQEVEPRRLGRFPRTVREDPLSDLVVAGTSLRLRVNVHGNLGFLLGETVPPRRFAVDGTRLEHRDGVLSFEGTVTAFDRRLASVALTTQGRQSEVLTSSPMTVTLDPGAAEGLHGAVVHRFAGSLDLRELVGAASTDTLLDPRIVLTDSAGHVQSLKLHERMAVQGTLATASFPLADQVVQLVPRFTFLGGNLTVNVVRLAPDAAAALERMKRRPWWVAVARRTLGIWIVGEVPYKAQDNGYHLFRWIRRKRPLRLAYYVIDEAAPDRERVERLGRVVVKGSAKHVVLATCASRIVGTHHTEYLLPTPDPDYLRHVPAARVMLQHGILGTKNLTSTYGRGGTATLAADVFHVSSPRERAIVVEDLGFAPEQVRVTGLPRFDTLLAPPEAPPAGLLVIPTWRSRITSRQQFIDSEFLARWRGFLTRPGIRALAGNGEQVSVILHPNMRVFADVLESFGHDVFRQGERDVQGLMREHAALVTDYSSVAFDFALQERPVFYFQFDREAYFRGTSSHLDLDAELPGPVFTDEEALADAVVASAAAGFPMEGEYRERARRFFPAHDRNSSRRAYRSVRRARPARDR; this is encoded by the coding sequence ATGTCGAAGGCCCCGCCGCGCACGCTTCGCGTGCGCCTCCTGCCGGACCGGCTCCGGCTCACCGTCGAGCACGGACCGGGCCGCCCGGTCGACGCCGTCGGGACCGCCCTGCGCGGAGAACCGGTCGACCACTGGGCCCCGTGCCGCCCGACGGACGACGGCCGGACGGCGGAGATCGACCTCGCCGCCCTCGTGGCGCGGTACCCGGACGACGCCGTCGTCGACCTCTGGTACCGCGACGAGGCCGGCCCGGACCAGGAGGTCGAGCCCCGGCGCCTCGGCCGGTTCCCCCGCACCGTGCGGGAGGACCCCCTGTCCGACCTGGTCGTGGCGGGGACCAGCCTGCGGCTGCGGGTCAACGTGCACGGCAACCTCGGCTTCCTGCTGGGGGAGACGGTGCCGCCGCGCCGGTTCGCGGTCGACGGGACCCGGCTCGAGCACCGCGACGGCGTCCTGTCGTTCGAGGGCACGGTCACCGCGTTCGACCGCCGGCTCGCCTCGGTCGCCCTGACCACCCAGGGGCGGCAGAGCGAGGTCCTGACGTCGTCGCCGATGACGGTCACGCTCGACCCGGGTGCGGCCGAAGGTCTCCACGGTGCGGTCGTGCACCGGTTCGCGGGCTCCCTGGACCTGCGCGAGCTCGTCGGCGCGGCGAGCACCGACACCCTCCTGGACCCCCGGATCGTCCTCACCGACAGCGCGGGCCACGTGCAGAGCCTCAAGCTGCACGAGCGCATGGCGGTCCAGGGGACCCTGGCGACCGCGTCGTTCCCGCTGGCCGACCAGGTGGTCCAGCTCGTCCCCCGCTTCACGTTCCTCGGGGGGAACCTCACGGTGAACGTCGTCCGGCTCGCCCCGGACGCCGCCGCCGCCCTGGAGCGCATGAAGCGGCGCCCGTGGTGGGTCGCGGTCGCACGCCGCACGCTCGGCATCTGGATCGTCGGCGAGGTGCCCTACAAGGCCCAGGACAACGGTTACCACCTGTTCCGCTGGATCCGCAGGAAGCGACCCCTGCGCCTCGCCTACTACGTGATCGACGAGGCGGCACCGGACCGTGAGCGCGTCGAGCGCCTCGGGCGGGTCGTCGTCAAGGGCTCGGCGAAGCACGTCGTCCTCGCCACGTGCGCGTCACGGATCGTCGGGACCCACCACACCGAGTACCTGCTCCCGACGCCCGACCCCGACTACCTCCGGCACGTGCCCGCGGCCCGCGTCATGCTCCAGCACGGCATCCTCGGCACCAAGAACCTCACCTCGACGTACGGCCGCGGCGGGACGGCGACGCTCGCGGCCGACGTCTTCCACGTCAGCTCCCCGCGCGAACGCGCCATCGTGGTCGAGGACCTCGGGTTCGCTCCCGAGCAGGTCCGGGTGACGGGGCTGCCCCGCTTCGACACCCTGCTCGCCCCGCCGGAGGCGCCGCCCGCCGGACTCCTGGTGATCCCGACGTGGCGCAGCCGCATCACGTCGCGGCAGCAGTTCATCGACAGCGAGTTCCTCGCCCGCTGGCGCGGCTTCCTCACCCGGCCCGGGATCCGCGCGCTCGCCGGGAACGGGGAGCAGGTCTCCGTCATCCTGCACCCGAACATGCGGGTCTTCGCGGACGTCCTCGAGTCGTTCGGGCACGACGTCTTCCGTCAGGGCGAGCGCGACGTCCAGGGCCTGATGCGCGAGCACGCGGCGCTCGTCACCGACTACTCGTCGGTCGCCTTCGACTTCGCCCTGCAGGAACGGCCGGTGTTCTACTTCCAGTTCGACCGGGAGGCGTACTTCCGCGGCACGTCGAGCCACCTCGACCTCGACGCCGAGCTGCCGGGCCCCGTGTTCACGGACGAGGAGGCCCTGGCGGACGCGGTCGTCGCGTCCGCGGCGGCCGGCTTCCCC